A DNA window from Arachis duranensis cultivar V14167 chromosome 3, aradu.V14167.gnm2.J7QH, whole genome shotgun sequence contains the following coding sequences:
- the LOC107477130 gene encoding lipoamide acyltransferase component of branched-chain alpha-keto acid dehydrogenase complex, mitochondrial-like isoform X2, which yields MSLTAKVPHFHYVDEINCNALVELKTAFQKNNPYSDVKHTFLPILVKSLSMALTKYPSLNSCFKEDSMEVIFKGSHNIGVAMATPNGLVVPNIKNVQSLSILQKS from the exons ATGTCTCTAACTGCCAAGGTCCCGCATTTCCATTATGTAGATGAGATAAACTGCAATGCTCTAGTGGAGCTTAAAACAGCGTTTCAGAAAAACAATCCTTATTCAGATGTCAAGCACACTTTTCTGCCAATATTAGTCAAATCATTGTCAATGGCCCTCACCAAGTACCCCTCTTTGAATAGTTGCTTCAAAGAGGATTCAATGGAGGTCATATTCAAAG GTTCACACAACATTGGAGTTGCCATGGCTACTCCAAATGGTCTAGTTgtaccaaacataaaaaatgtcCAGTCTCTTTCAATCTTGCAG AAAAGCTAG
- the LOC107477130 gene encoding lipoamide acyltransferase component of branched-chain alpha-keto acid dehydrogenase complex, mitochondrial-like isoform X1, whose translation MSLTAKVPHFHYVDEINCNALVELKTAFQKNNPYSDVKHTFLPILVKSLSMALTKYPSLNSCFKEDSMEVIFKGSHNIGVAMATPNGLVVPNIKNVQSLSILQVSFQPYVKFFILRSKDHIIPIKC comes from the exons ATGTCTCTAACTGCCAAGGTCCCGCATTTCCATTATGTAGATGAGATAAACTGCAATGCTCTAGTGGAGCTTAAAACAGCGTTTCAGAAAAACAATCCTTATTCAGATGTCAAGCACACTTTTCTGCCAATATTAGTCAAATCATTGTCAATGGCCCTCACCAAGTACCCCTCTTTGAATAGTTGCTTCAAAGAGGATTCAATGGAGGTCATATTCAAAG GTTCACACAACATTGGAGTTGCCATGGCTACTCCAAATGGTCTAGTTgtaccaaacataaaaaatgtcCAGTCTCTTTCAATCTTGCAGGTTAGTTTTCAACCTTACGTGAAATTTTTTATCCTCCGTTCAAAAGACCACATAATTCCCATCAAGTGTTAA